In one Apteryx mantelli isolate bAptMan1 chromosome 9, bAptMan1.hap1, whole genome shotgun sequence genomic region, the following are encoded:
- the BCL6 gene encoding B-cell lymphoma 6 protein, producing MASPADSCIQFTRHASDVLLNLNRLRSRDILTDVVIIVNREQFRAHKTVLMACSGLFYSIFTDQLKCNLNVINLDPEINPEGFCILLDFMYTSRLNLRENNIMAVMATALYLQMEHVVDTCRRFVKSSEAEMVSAMKTPREEFLAGRMLSHPEVMAYRSRDISENSMHLRNGSLCDGRAFAPGLFNSLSGSSISYPGYSPLPLNGFLVDDELREMRMPLSELSRASAFPKERILPCDSSRTIPTEYMRTITDISANMCHATIYAPKEAAAEEARSDMHYSVASGPKPVVPSVRNNSYFSCDKVAKEEERTSSEDEISQHFEPTNTPLDRKGLISPQSPQKSDCQPNSPTESSSSKNARIGQSSSSLVTKSPTDPKACNWKKYKFIVLNSLNQNTKQDSADQNEMGTLSPRTYMPMSTCQQSMEPEHLNVQSPTKMSVSGEDSTIPQASRLNNIVNRSLDGSPRSSEGQSPLYMHSSKCSSCGCQSPQHAEMCLHTPGSTFGEEMGETQSEYSDSSCENGAFFCNECDCRFSEEASLKRHSLQVHSDKPYKCDRCQASFRYKGNLASHKTVHTGEKPYRCNICGAQFNRPANLKTHTRIHSGEKPYKCETCGARFVQVAHLRAHVLIHTGEKPYPCEICGTRFRHLQTLKSHLRIHTGEKPYHCEKCNLHFRHKSQLRLHLRQKHGAITNTKVQYRISATEVPPELPKAC from the exons ATGGCCTCACCAGCAGACAGCTGCATCCAGTTCACCCGCCACGCGAGCGATGTCCTCCTCAATCTCAACCGCCTTAGAAGCCGGGACATCCTGACAGACGTCGTCATCATCGTGAACCGGGAACAGTTCAGAGCCCACAAAACAGTCCTCATGGCCTGCAG TGGCCTCTTCTACAGCATCTTCACTGACCAGCTCAAATGCAACTTGAATGTCATCAATCTGGACCCCGAAATCAACCCGGAGGGGTTTTGCATCCTCTTGGACTTCATGTACACGTCCCGCCTGAACTTGAGGGAGAACAATATCATGGCTGTGATGGCCACAGCGCTGTACCTGCAGATGGAGCACGTGGTTGATACTTGCCGAAGGTTTGTCAAATCTAG TGAAGCTGAGATGGTGTCTGCTATGAAGACTCCAAGGGAAGAGTTTTTGGCTGGCCGGATGCTGAGCCACCCAGAGGTGATGGCTTATCGGAGCAGAGATATCTCAGAGAACAGCATGCATCTCCGAAATGGGTCCCTTTGTGATGGGAGGGCCTTTGCACCTGGCTTGTTCAATAGTTTGTCTGGATCCTCCATTTCCTACCCTGGATACAGCCCTCTCCCTCTAAATGGCTTCCTTGTGGATGATGAGTTGCGAGAGATGAGGATGCCCCTCTCCGAACTCTCAAGGGCAAGTGCCTTCCCCAAGGAGAGGATTCTGCCATGTGACAGCTCTCGGACAATCCCCACTGAGTACATGAGAACCATCACCGACATCTCGGCCAACATGTGCCACGCCACGATCTATGCTCCGAAAGAAGCTGCTGCTGAAGAAGCCAGGAGCGACATGCACTACAGCGTAGCCTCTGGCCCCAAACCCGTTGTCCCCTCAGTCCGGAACAACTCCTACTTCTCTTGTGACAAAGTGGCCAAAGAGGAGGAGCGGACGTCTTCAGAGGATGAGATCAGCCAGCACTTTGAGCCCACCAACACCCCTCTGGATCGCAAGGGACTCATTAGTCCCCAGAGCCCCCAGAAGTCAGACTGTCAGCCCAACTCGCCAACTGAGTCCAGCAGCAGCAAGAACGCCCGTATCGGTCAGAGCTCCAGCTCTCTGGTCACCAAGAGCCCCACAGATCCCAAAGCCTGCAACTGGAAGAAGTATAAGTTCATCGTCCTCAACTCTCTCAATCAGAACACCAAGCAAGACAGTGCTGACCAGAACGAGATGGGAACCCTCTCTCCTCGCACCTACATGCCCATGTCCACCTGCCAGCAGTCCATGGAGCCAGAACATCTCAATGTGCAATCCCCGACCAAGATGAGTGTGAGTGGAGAAGATTCCACTATCCCACAAGCGAGCAGACTCAACAATATTGTTAACAG GTCCCTGGATGGGTCCCCTCGGAGCAGCGAAGGGCAGTCCCCACTGTACATGCATTCATCGAAGTGCAGCTCCTGTGGCTGCCAGTCCCCACAACATGCTGAGATGTGCCTTCACACCCCTGGCTCAACCTTTGGAGAGGAGATGGGGGAAACCCAGTCTGAATACTCTGACTCCAGTTGCG AGAACGGAGCCTTCTTCTGCAATGAGTGCGACTGCCGGTTCTCTGAAGAGGCCTCTCTCAAGAGACACTCTCTGCAAGTCCACAGTGACAAGCCCTACAAGTGCGATCGCTGCCAGGCCTCCTTCCGCTACAAGGGGAACCTCGCCAGCCACAAAACCGTCCACACAG GGGAAAAACCGTATCGCTGCAACATCTGTGGGGCACAGTTCAACCGGCCAGCCAACCTGAAAACCCACACACGCATCCACTCTGGAGAGAAACCATACAAATGCGAGACCTGCGGAGCCAGATTCGTCCAG GTGGCTCATCTCCGTGCTCATGTGCTAATTCACACCGGGGAGAAACCTTACCCCTGCGAAATCTGCGGCACGCGCTTCCGGCATCTGCAGACGCTCAAAAGTCACCTTCGAATCCACACGGGAGAGAAACCGTATCAT TGTGAGAAGTGCAACCTGCACTTCCGCCACAAAAGCCAGCTGCGGCTTCACCTCCGGCAGAAGCACGGGGCCATCACCAACACCAAGGTGCAGTACCGCATCTCGGCGACCGAGGTGCCTCCGGAGCTCCCCAAGGCGTGCTGA